A genomic window from Salvia hispanica cultivar TCC Black 2014 chromosome 5, UniMelb_Shisp_WGS_1.0, whole genome shotgun sequence includes:
- the LOC125189435 gene encoding nudix hydrolase 16, mitochondrial-like translates to MSELVARTGRQQQRYEDGYRLIAGCIPFRHRTMKDDGGGTNENIIEVLMINSTGGPGLLFPKGGWENDETAEEAAEREAMEEAGVRGDLVHFLGCYSFKSKTLQDEYSPEGLCRAAMYALHVKEELDSWPEKSHRQRSWLKNSLNLEKVGTLRVRCK, encoded by the exons ATGTCTGAATTGGTGGCGCGAACTGGTCGGCAGCAGCAGCGTTACGAGGATGGTTACCGTCTCATTGCTGG GTGTATTCCTTTCAGACATAGGACTATGAAAGATGATGGTGGTGgcacaaatgaaaatataatcgAAGTATTAATGATCAACTCGACTGGTGGGCCTGGTCTTTTGTTTCCAAAG GGTGGGTGGGAGAATGATGAAACGGCTGAGGAGGCCGCCGAAAGGGAAGCCATGGAAGAGGCTGGAGTTCGAGGCGATCTAGTG CATTTTCTTGGTTGCTACTCTTTCAAGAGCAAAACACTCCAGGATGAATACAGCCCGGAAGGGCTGTGTCGAGCAGCTATGTACGCCTTGCATGTGAAGGAGGAACTCGACTCGTGGCCCGAGAAGAGCCATCGGCAGAGGAGCTGGCTAAAAAATTCCCTTAATTTGGAGAAGGTAGGAACTTTGAGAGTAAGATGCAAATAG
- the LOC125187836 gene encoding uncharacterized protein LOC125187836 — protein MERIPKKTNKSPKIKKRPPLKVVYITNPIKFEASALEFRSLVQELTGQDADVEAVKAAAAEEDNVHAASEEGQVTKLGQFNGKVDEWEESDPAAVRSAVSDYDDVASPMMIEGISPNLFDILQNLDAM, from the coding sequence atggaaagaatCCCAAAAAAGACAAACAAGAGcccaaaaataaagaaaagaccGCCACTAAAGGTTGTCTACATCACAAACCCTATCAAGTTCGAGGCAAGTGCCTTGGAGTTCCGGTCACTTGTGCAAGAACTCACCGGCCAAGATGCTGACGTGGAGGCGGTGAAGGCGGCCGCGGCGGAGGAGGACAATGTTCATGCAGCCTCGGAGGAGGGACAAGTCACAAAGTTGGGGCAGTTTAATGGTAAAGTGGATGAATGGGAGGAGTCCGACCCGGCGGCCGTCAGATCCGCCGTGTCGGACTACGATGACGTTGCGTCGCCGATGATGATTGAGGGGATTTCCCCAAACCTATTTGATATCCTTCAGAATCTAGATGCAatgtaa